Below is a genomic region from Verrucomicrobiia bacterium.
GGAGGTTTCCGCCTACCAGTATTTGACCGGGCTTCTGACCGACCAGAAACGGCTGGCTGATGCCGAATCGCTCATCAGCGGGGCACCCCTTCCGGAGACGACCAAGGACAGCATCCGCAACTACCTCGGAATGGCCTATCTGCAACAGGGGGATTCCGGCCGCGCGGAACAGATTTTTGTTCAATCCTACGAGCGGAACAAGGCGGGGGGATTCAACGACCTTGTCGCCTTCTACTACCAGACCAGAAAGTACCGGCAGGTGGAACGGGTGGTCAACGACTGGCTGGCTGCCTATCCCAACGACCAGCGGGCGCCGGAGGTGCGGACGTTTTTGGAAAGCGTCCAGCGAATGTTGCGGGCGGACACCTCCGTCTCTTTGCCGGTGCGGTAAGCCCTTTCCCGGCAAAAAGTTAAACCGCTTCGGCATTATTGGGTTGCCAAACCGGCCCGCTTTTGTTATCATTGAAAGTTAGTTTTTTTACCAACGAGTCAACCATGAATTTAAAGGAAAGGATAGAACGGCCGGTGCAGGAAGTAATAGAAAGGGAGGGGTTCGAACTGGTGGAATTGGCGGTTGCCGACCGGGGGCACAAGATGCTGGTGCGGGTCTTCGCCGACCGGCCGGAGGGGGGAATTTCCATCGAAGAATGCGCCCGCCTTTCGCGGAAACTTTCCGACTGGTTTGATTTGGAAAACGTTTTTCCCCGGGCCTATATTTTGGAGGTTTCCTCCCCCGGACTGGACCGGCCGCTTGTGTCGCGGCGGGATTTTGAGCGCAAGGTCGGACGGGCCGTGCGGGTCTGGCTTTCCGAAGATGGAAAAACCGGCGAGGCGGCCGGAACGCTCGTTTCCGTCAATGACGAGGGGCTTTTTCTCGAGACCGCGGAAGGGGAAAAAAGATTTTCATTTGAAACGGTCGTGAAAGGAAAGGAAATTTTGTAACGCCGGAGGCCGGGAGGCCTTCGATATTTAGAAAAAGAGAGGATGAATGCCTAAAAAGATTGAGAAAAACCGGGAACCGCAGGGGGTGAACGTCGCCGAGGCCTTGTCGGAGGTGGTCAAGGGCCGGAACGTGGAGGCGGATTATGTCCGCGAGACTTTGGAGGCCGGGCTTTTGTCGGCGGTCAAAAAGAAATACGGACAGGCGGACAACGTCACGGTGAAAGTGGACCCCAAAACCGGCCGGATATCGATGTCCGCCCGCCGCCGTGTGGTGGAGGAGGTTTTGGATCCGGGAACGGAGATCAGCTTGGAAGAATTATCCGAAAAAGGGCTGAAAGGGAAGCTCGAAGAGGAGGTGGACGTTCCCATCGAAATTTCCGAATTCGGGCGGAACGCCATCGGGCTGGTCAAGCAGGTTTTGGTCCAGAAAGTCCGGGAAGCGGAACGGGAACGGGTGTATGCCGAGTACATCGGCCGGGTGAACGAGGTGGTGGTGGGAAGCGTGCAGCAGATGGACAAGGGGAATGTCATCGTCAATTTGGGCCGGGCGGAAGGGGTCGTTCCCCCCAAGGAACAAATCCCGCGGGAGAAATATCGTCTCGGCGAACGGCTGCGCTGTCTGGTTTTGGACGTGCAGAAAGCGGCCAAGGGGCCCCCGGTCATCTTGTCCCGGGCCCATCCGGATTTGTTGCGCCGGCTTTTTGAGCTGGAGGTGCCGGAGATTTTTGAAAAAATCATTGAAATCAAGTCGGTGGCCCGCGAGCCGGGGGAACGCTCCAAAATCGCCGTCTCCTCGGCGGACGAGCGGATCGACCCGGTGGGGGCCTGCGTCGGCATCCGCGGCATCCGGGTGCAGTCCATCGTGCGGGAGCTGGCGGGGGAGCGGATCGACGTCATCGCCTGGTCGGCCAACCCTGAGGTGTATGTGACCCGGGCTCTGGCACCGGCCAAGGTGTTTCACATCACTGCCAACGAGGCGGAAAACGAGATGACCGTGGTGGTGGCGGATGACCAATTGTCCCTGGCTATCGGCAAGCAGGGGCAGAACGCGCGCCTGGCAGCCAAACTGACTGGCTGGAAAATCAACGTTTTGGCGGAGTCCGAACACGAGGCGGAACGGAAGCGTCGGCAAAGGGAACGGATTCCGCTTTTCAACTTGGAAGGGCTTTCCGACGTGATGGCCCGGAAGCTGATCGAGATGGGATTCGAGACCGTGCAGCTTCTGGCCGCGGCGAAGGCCGAGGATTTGATGGAAATCGAAGGAATCGGTCCGAAGAAGGCGGAGAAGCTCATCGCCTCCGCCCGGGAATACATGGAAGAATTGAAAAAACGTCCCGCACCCGAGGAGGAAGAGGAGGAAAAAGAGATGGAAGTGGAATCGGAGGAAATTGAGGAGGAGGAAGAGGAAGAAGAGGAAGAAGAGGAGGAAGAGGAGGAAGAAGAAAAAAAGAAAAAAGCAGTGGAACCGGAAGAAGCAAACTCCGAAGAAGAGGAAAAAGAGGAAAAGTAAGTGGCGAGCCTTAGGATATATCAATTGGCCAAGGAGAACAATCTTTCCGCCGACGCCATGATGGGGATTTTGGCGGAGCTCGGTTTTTCCCCCAAGAGCCACATGAGCGTGGCCACCGAGCCGATGATCGCCGCCGTTGCGGAGCGCTTCAAAAAGGAGAAGGAAGCGATCAAGCAGAAGGAGGCGGAGAAAAAGCGTAAGCACGCCGAGTTTGAGAAAAAAGAGCGGGAGGCGGCGGTCGCCGCAGCCCCGCCGCCGGTCGCCGTGGCGGATTTGGAGGAGGAAGTCATCCTCCCAAAACTCGCGAAAGTCATTGAGACCCCCCAAAAGGAAAAAATCAAACCGAGGCTGAAGGGGGGGAAGCCGGTGGACCGCCGTTCCGTGGAGGAAAGCTTCCGCAAGACCTTGGCCGATCTGGACAGCCAGCGCAAAGTGAAGAAGCATTACCGCCGGGACGAGCGGGGAGAAGTTGCCGTTGAGGCCGAAAAGGTCATCCGGGTAAACGAGTTTATGACTGTGGCGGAACTGGCGCACGCCATGGAGTTGACCGCCGCGCAGGTGATTTCCAAGTGCATGGAACTGGGATTCTTCGCCACCATCAACCAGCGGCTGGATTTGGACACCATCGAAACTTTGGCCTTGGAGTTCGGTTTCAAGACCGAGCGGGTGAAAGAGATCGGGCTGGAAAAAAAAGTGGAGGAAGAGGTTGTCGACCTACGTCCCCGGCCGCCGGTGGTTACCATCATGGGACACGTGGACCACGGCAAGACCTCGCTTTTAGACCATATCCGTAAAACCAACGTCATCGCCGGGGAATCGGGCGGCATCACCCAGCACATCGGCGCCTATGAAGTGCAGCTTCCGGGGGGACGCATCACCTTTCTGGACACCCCGGGACACCAGGCGTTCACGGCGATGCGGGCGCGCGGGGCGCAAATCACCGACATCGTCGTCTTGGTGGTCGCCGCCGACGACGCCGTGATGCCCCAGACCATCGAGGCGATCGACCACGCCAAGGCGGCGGGGGTTCCCATCATCGTCGCCATCAACAAAATCGATCTGCCCGCGGCCAACCCGGAGTCCATCAAGCACCAGCTTTCCAAATACAACCTAATCCCGGAGGAATGGGGCGGAAAAACCATCTTCGTCGAAATCTCCGCCAAGATGGGCCGGAACGTCGACAAGCTTTTGGAAATGATTCTTTTGCAGGCGGACCTTTTGGAGTTGAAAGCCAACTATGCCGGGGTGGCCCAAGGGACGGTTGTCGAGGCCCGGCTGGACAAGGGGAAAGGGGCGGTCTTGACCGTCCTGGTTCAGAAGGGGGTATTGCATGTCGGCGAGCCGTTCGTCACCGGACCTTTCTCCGGCCGGGTGCGGGCGCTTTTGGATGAACGGGGACAGGCGGTGGAAGAAGCCCCCCCCTCCACGCCTGTGCAGATTCTCGGCTCCAGCGGTGTGCCACAGGCCGGGGATTCCTTCCTCGCCACCGCCTCCGAACAGGAGGCGCGGGAGCTGGCGGCGCGGCGGATGCGGATAAAGCGGGAACAGGATTTCCGTCATTTGAAGTCGCTCACGCTGGAAGAGGTGTACCAGCAGGTCAAGTCCGGCGAGATGAAGGAATTACGGATCATCGTCAAGGGAGACGTGGACGGTTCCGTCGAGGCCCTGGCGGATCTGCTTTCCAAAATAGGAACCTCCGAAGTGAAAGTCACCGTCATTCACAAAGGGGTCGGGGCGATCAACGAAAACGACGTCCTTCTGGCCGCCGCCTCGCAGGCGATCATCGTCGGCTTCCATGTCCGGCCGGATTTGCGGGCGCGGGAGCTGGCGGCCAAGGAGAAAGTGGACATCCGGCTCTACACCGTCATCTATGAAGCCCAGGAGGAAATCAAAAAAGCGCTGGAGGGGCTTTTGGCCCCTGAAATCAAGGAAAAAATCACCGGCTCGGTGGAAGTGCGACAGATTTTCAAAATTTCCAAGGTTGGCACCGTGGCGGGTTGCTACGTCCAATCCGGCGCCGTGCGCCGCACGGACAAAATCCGCATCGTCCGGGACGGTGTGGTCGTCTACGACGGGAAGCTGGAGGCGCTAAAACGTTTCAAGGACGATGCCCGGGAGGTGGCCGCGGGATTCGAATGCGGCATCAAAATCGAAAACTTCAACGACGTGAAAGTCGGCGACATCCTCGAGTGCTACGAGCTAACGTCCGTGGCGCGCAAGCTGGAATAAATGGTGGTCGGCGCCTTGACCCTGGAACTGTTTTTGCCGGACAACCGCTCGCTCAAGGGGAAGCGGCAGATTCTGAACCATTTGAAAGACCAGGTGCGCAACCGCTTCAACGTCTCCGTGGCGGAGGTGGGGGAGAACGACTTGTGGCAGCGCTGCCGGCTGGGGGTGGCGGTGGTTTCCAACGAGCGGGCCTTTGCCGACCAGGTGCTTTCCAAAGTGGTGTCGTTCGTGGCGGAAGACCGGCGGGCGGTTTTGCTCGATTATCAACTCGAAATCAAATAACTTTTATGGGGGAACCAAACAGAGGCCGGGGGGGACGCCCCCGCCGGGTGGCGGAGGAGTTTCTGCACGCCCTTTCCGAACTTTTGGCAACCGAGGTGCGGGACGCCGAGCTGGGGTTCGTGACCTTGACCGGGGCGGAGATAAGCCCGGATTTGAAAAATGCGGTGGTTTATTACTCCGTCCTGGGGGACGCCAACCAGCAGGAAAAATCGGCGCGGGTTCTGGGACGATCGGCCCATCTCCTGCAGGGAATGGCGGCGCGGCAATTGAAGCTGCGCTACACGCCGCACCTCGTTTTCCGGCGGGACGAATCAATTGAAAAGGCGGACCGGATTGAGCGGCTTTTGAAGGAAATCAAGGATGAGCGTAAAGACGGCCAAAGCGGTTGAAAAAGTTCTAAGCCAAGCAAAAAACATTTTGGTCACTTCCCACCAGGACCCGGACGGGGATTCGGTCGGTTCGCAGATGGCCCTGATTGCCTATCTGGTGAAAAAAAGGAAAAAGGTGGCGGCGTTCAATCAGGGAAAGATGCCGAGCAAGTACCGGTTTTTGGACCCCAAGGGGGTTATTCAAGAGGCCGCCGAGCCGCTTCCCGACTTCGTTCCGGACGCCGCATTTGTGGTCGAGTGTCCGTCTTTGCGGCGAATCGGCTGCGTGCAGAAACTTTTGCGGCCGGAGACGGTCATCGTCAATATTGACCACCACCCGCGCAACGAAAAATTCGGACAGGTGAACTGGCTGGATGCCAAGGCCTCCGCCGTCGGGGAGATGATTTACGATTTTCTGACAGCCGCCCGCTTCAAAATCACGCCGGGAGTTGCCGAAGCGCTCTACACCGCCATACTGACGGACACCGGCCGCTTCCGCTATTCCTCCACCCATCCCCGCACCTTGGAAATCTGCGCCCATTTGATGAAGCTGGGGGCGAATCCGCAGAAAATAACGGAAGAGGTGTATTACCGGATTTCCCCTTCGGATTTGCGGCTGGTGGCGCGGGTTCTGGAAGGGATGGAGCTCCACTTGGACAACCGGATTTGCTTTCTTTCCATCGACAACCGGATTTTGGCGGAGACCGGGGCGCGCTTTGAGGATACCGAGGGGATTGTGGACTACTCCCTCTTTTTACGCGAAGTGCAGGTCGGAGCGCTTTTCAAGGAACTCACCCCCGGCAAAACGAAGGTGAGCTTGCGCTCGCAGAACGGCATCGACATTTCCCCCATCGCCAAAGCGTTCGGCGGGGGGGGGCACCCCAACGCCTCCGGCTGCGCGCTTTCCCTTCCGATGGCGGAAGCGAAGCGGACGGTTTTGGAAAAAGTTTCCGAGCTTTTGCAAAATGGTCGGCTTGCTGGCAATTAACAAGCCCCCCGGCCCCACGTCGCACGATGTCGTCGAGCTCGTTCGCCGGAAAGTCGGCGGGCTGAAGGCGGGGCACGCCGGCACGCTCGACCCGCAGGCCTCCGGCGTTCTGCTCGTGCTGCTGGACCAAGCCACCAAGCTGGCCCCTCTTTTCATTGGCTTGGCCAAAAAATACCGGGCGACGTTCCGGCTGGGGTTGGCCACGGATACCAACGACATCTGGGGGAAAGTTCTTTCGGTAGTTCCCGTTCCGGTGTTGAATGACAAGGAAATCGAGAAACTGCTGTCCAGCTTTGTCGGAACGATCAAGCAACGGGTGCCGGCGTTTTCGGCCGTAAAATCAGAGGGGAAACCCTTGTACAAAAAGGCGCGCAAGGGGGAAGTTTTCGAGACGCCGGAAAAGGACGTGACGTTTTACTCCATCCAATTGCTTGGCTGGAAGTCCCCCGATGTTGAATTGGAAGTTGCCTGTTCCTCCGGTGCCTACATCCGGGCCTTGGCGCGGGACTTTGGGGAAAAGGCGGGATGCGGCGCGGTGATGTCCGCCCTGATGCGCACAGAGGTGGGGCCGGTGACGCTGGAGAAGGGCGTTTCCTTGGATGAACTTGACCCGCTGAATTGGAGGGAGCATCTGCTTTACCCGCAGGATATTTTAGGGGTGCCGGTTTTGCGGCTTCTGACCGAACCGGCCCGCGTGCGGGATGGAAAGCCGCTTTTTTTTGCCGATTTTGACGGGCTGTATGATTTGGGAAAGGGACAGACCGTCTTCGTCAAGAACGGAAGCGAAAACATCCTTGCTTGGGGGAAGCTTTCCGAGTCGGCGGAGTTTTTAAAGAAAAACCCGGCCCAGCCGGCGTTTGTGTACGGGCGGGTTCTGGTATGAAAGTTTATCGCTCGCTTTTGGAACGTTCCAAGTCGGCCTGTTCGGTCACGATGGGGAGCTTTGACGGGGTTCATCGCGGGCATCAGGCCCTGATTGGACGGACGATTGCAGCCGCAACGAAGAAAGAAATTTCTTCGCTGGTTTTGACTTACGAACCGCACCCGCGGATGGTATTGGGGGACCCAACCACGGTTCAGTTACTCACCGTTTTGCCGGAAAAACTTTTTCTTTTTGAAAAATTCGGGCTGGATGAAACCTTGGTTTATCCGTTCGACCAGTCGCTCGTGGCCATGGAGCCGGAGGAGTATGTCGAGCGCATTCTGGTTGACGGCCTCGGCACGCGGCATTTGGTGGTCGGGTACGACCATCGATTCGGCAAGGGGCGCCGGGGGAACATTGCGCTTCTGGAAAAGTTAGCGGCAGAGCATTCTTTTGAGCTGGAGGTCATCGAGCCGGTACGGCATTCTTCGGAAACGGTCAAAAGCTCCTCCGTCCGTGAGTTTCTTTCCTCCGGACGGTTTGATGAGGCCATCGAACTATTGGGGCATCCCTTTCCCATCCACGGGGAGAAAACCAAGGGGCACGGACGGGGAAAAAAGCTGGGATATCCCACCTTCAACCTTTCCATCCCGCCGTACAAACTTTTGCCGGGGCCCGGCATCTTTGCCGCGCGGGCGGTCCGGGGGACTCGATTTTTGGACGGAATGTTGTATATTGGGCAATCCCCCACCTTCGGGGAGGGCTCCCAGAGCGTTGAAATCAACATCCTGGACGGCTTTGTGGAACTGGGAAATGAAATTTTGGTTTTGGCCGAGCGGTTCATCCGGCCGGATGAGAAATTCGGCTCCGAGGAGGCTTTGATTGAGAAGATGAAAACAGACGAGAAGAAGATACGAGCGTATTTTGCCGCGCAGGGGAAAGTGGCTGCTGCGGGGCGCAAAGGAGGAGAGGCATGGCCATAACAGGAGAACGAAAAAAAGAGCTGGTGGAGACCTACCGGCTGCACGATTCGGACACCGGCTCGCCGGAGGTGCAAATCGCCCTTTTGACCGAGCGAATCAACGAGCTGACCGAGCATCTGGGGCGGCACAAGAAGGATTTTTCCGGCCGGCGGGGGCTTTTGAAACTGGTCGGCCAGCGGCGGCGGCTTTTGGATTACCTGCGGGACCAGGATATCGACGCGTATCGAAATTTGATTGAACACTTGAATTTGAGGAAATAGGAAACATGGACAATACAGGCATTAGACGGGCAGAAAAAGAAATCGGCGGCCGAAAGCTGGTCATCGAGACCGGGCGGGTGGCAAAACAGGCGGACGGCGCCGTTACCGTGCAGTTCGGGGACACGATGGTTTTCGCCTCGGCCGTGGCCTCCAAGGAAGCCGTGGAGGGGCAGGATTTTTTCCCCCTCACCGTGGATTACCGGGAGAAAGCGTATGCCGCGGGGAAAATTCCGGGCGGATACTTCAAGCGGGAAGGACGGCCATCCGAAAAGGAGATTTTGACCGCGCGGCTGATCGACCGGCCTCTGCGTCCCCTTTTCCCGGAGGGGTATTTCAACGAAGTGCAAATCATGGTGATGGCGCTTTCGTACGACCAGGAGAACGACCCCGACGTTTTGGGCATTATCGCCGCTTCGTCGGCTTTAATGCTTTCCTCCATTCCTTTCAACACCCCTATCGCCGGGGTGCGGGTGGGGCGGGTGGAGGGGCAATTGATTGCCTTTCCCACCGCCGAACAGCTGGAAACGTCGGATGTGAACATCGTTTTGGCCGGGACAAAGGACTCCATTGTGATGGTGGAAGGAGGTTCGCGGGAAATTTCGGAAGCGGATATGATTGCCGCTCTGGACTTCGGGCACCAGCAGTTAAGGATTTTGGTCGGAATGATTGAGGATTTGACTCGCCAAGCGGGGAAGCCGAAATCGGCCGTTACGCCGCCGGAGATGGACCCCAATCTGGTCAAACGGGTGAAGGAACTGGCGGCCGGACGAATCAACGCCGCCAACA
It encodes:
- the rbfA gene encoding 30S ribosome-binding factor RbfA: MAEEFLHALSELLATEVRDAELGFVTLTGAEISPDLKNAVVYYSVLGDANQQEKSARVLGRSAHLLQGMAARQLKLRYTPHLVFRRDESIEKADRIERLLKEIKDERKDGQSG
- the infB gene encoding translation initiation factor IF-2; the encoded protein is MASLRIYQLAKENNLSADAMMGILAELGFSPKSHMSVATEPMIAAVAERFKKEKEAIKQKEAEKKRKHAEFEKKEREAAVAAAPPPVAVADLEEEVILPKLAKVIETPQKEKIKPRLKGGKPVDRRSVEESFRKTLADLDSQRKVKKHYRRDERGEVAVEAEKVIRVNEFMTVAELAHAMELTAAQVISKCMELGFFATINQRLDLDTIETLALEFGFKTERVKEIGLEKKVEEEVVDLRPRPPVVTIMGHVDHGKTSLLDHIRKTNVIAGESGGITQHIGAYEVQLPGGRITFLDTPGHQAFTAMRARGAQITDIVVLVVAADDAVMPQTIEAIDHAKAAGVPIIVAINKIDLPAANPESIKHQLSKYNLIPEEWGGKTIFVEISAKMGRNVDKLLEMILLQADLLELKANYAGVAQGTVVEARLDKGKGAVLTVLVQKGVLHVGEPFVTGPFSGRVRALLDERGQAVEEAPPSTPVQILGSSGVPQAGDSFLATASEQEARELAARRMRIKREQDFRHLKSLTLEEVYQQVKSGEMKELRIIVKGDVDGSVEALADLLSKIGTSEVKVTVIHKGVGAINENDVLLAAASQAIIVGFHVRPDLRARELAAKEKVDIRLYTVIYEAQEEIKKALEGLLAPEIKEKITGSVEVRQIFKISKVGTVAGCYVQSGAVRRTDKIRIVRDGVVVYDGKLEALKRFKDDAREVAAGFECGIKIENFNDVKVGDILECYELTSVARKLE
- the rimP gene encoding ribosome maturation factor RimP, producing MNLKERIERPVQEVIEREGFELVELAVADRGHKMLVRVFADRPEGGISIEECARLSRKLSDWFDLENVFPRAYILEVSSPGLDRPLVSRRDFERKVGRAVRVWLSEDGKTGEAAGTLVSVNDEGLFLETAEGEKRFSFETVVKGKEIL
- the rpsO gene encoding 30S ribosomal protein S15, which translates into the protein MAITGERKKELVETYRLHDSDTGSPEVQIALLTERINELTEHLGRHKKDFSGRRGLLKLVGQRRRLLDYLRDQDIDAYRNLIEHLNLRK
- the nusA gene encoding transcription termination factor NusA translates to MPKKIEKNREPQGVNVAEALSEVVKGRNVEADYVRETLEAGLLSAVKKKYGQADNVTVKVDPKTGRISMSARRRVVEEVLDPGTEISLEELSEKGLKGKLEEEVDVPIEISEFGRNAIGLVKQVLVQKVREAERERVYAEYIGRVNEVVVGSVQQMDKGNVIVNLGRAEGVVPPKEQIPREKYRLGERLRCLVLDVQKAAKGPPVILSRAHPDLLRRLFELEVPEIFEKIIEIKSVAREPGERSKIAVSSADERIDPVGACVGIRGIRVQSIVRELAGERIDVIAWSANPEVYVTRALAPAKVFHITANEAENEMTVVVADDQLSLAIGKQGQNARLAAKLTGWKINVLAESEHEAERKRRQRERIPLFNLEGLSDVMARKLIEMGFETVQLLAAAKAEDLMEIEGIGPKKAEKLIASAREYMEELKKRPAPEEEEEEKEMEVESEEIEEEEEEEEEEEEEEEEEEKKKKAVEPEEANSEEEEKEEK
- a CDS encoding DUF503 domain-containing protein translates to MVVGALTLELFLPDNRSLKGKRQILNHLKDQVRNRFNVSVAEVGENDLWQRCRLGVAVVSNERAFADQVLSKVVSFVAEDRRAVLLDYQLEIK
- the ribF gene encoding riboflavin biosynthesis protein RibF; the encoded protein is MKVYRSLLERSKSACSVTMGSFDGVHRGHQALIGRTIAAATKKEISSLVLTYEPHPRMVLGDPTTVQLLTVLPEKLFLFEKFGLDETLVYPFDQSLVAMEPEEYVERILVDGLGTRHLVVGYDHRFGKGRRGNIALLEKLAAEHSFELEVIEPVRHSSETVKSSSVREFLSSGRFDEAIELLGHPFPIHGEKTKGHGRGKKLGYPTFNLSIPPYKLLPGPGIFAARAVRGTRFLDGMLYIGQSPTFGEGSQSVEINILDGFVELGNEILVLAERFIRPDEKFGSEEALIEKMKTDEKKIRAYFAAQGKVAAAGRKGGEAWP
- a CDS encoding bifunctional oligoribonuclease/PAP phosphatase NrnA encodes the protein MSVKTAKAVEKVLSQAKNILVTSHQDPDGDSVGSQMALIAYLVKKRKKVAAFNQGKMPSKYRFLDPKGVIQEAAEPLPDFVPDAAFVVECPSLRRIGCVQKLLRPETVIVNIDHHPRNEKFGQVNWLDAKASAVGEMIYDFLTAARFKITPGVAEALYTAILTDTGRFRYSSTHPRTLEICAHLMKLGANPQKITEEVYYRISPSDLRLVARVLEGMELHLDNRICFLSIDNRILAETGARFEDTEGIVDYSLFLREVQVGALFKELTPGKTKVSLRSQNGIDISPIAKAFGGGGHPNASGCALSLPMAEAKRTVLEKVSELLQNGRLAGN
- the truB gene encoding tRNA pseudouridine(55) synthase TruB → MVGLLAINKPPGPTSHDVVELVRRKVGGLKAGHAGTLDPQASGVLLVLLDQATKLAPLFIGLAKKYRATFRLGLATDTNDIWGKVLSVVPVPVLNDKEIEKLLSSFVGTIKQRVPAFSAVKSEGKPLYKKARKGEVFETPEKDVTFYSIQLLGWKSPDVELEVACSSGAYIRALARDFGEKAGCGAVMSALMRTEVGPVTLEKGVSLDELDPLNWREHLLYPQDILGVPVLRLLTEPARVRDGKPLFFADFDGLYDLGKGQTVFVKNGSENILAWGKLSESAEFLKKNPAQPAFVYGRVLV